A genomic region of Armatimonadota bacterium contains the following coding sequences:
- a CDS encoding GerMN domain-containing protein, with product MKASTLFLLVTVACICTAVSALAGPVAYVDGFGEIYVVNCPKAVDVYSALSQLAAPPPGTPFAAGLTSAIPKGTKLLDLRIEGDQATVNFSKRLVANGVSEAALMAIHDQVKWTLYNWGIDANVNVLADGIPIAEWVAPTPVIEPRSSISINSLSGHSITLSPGHGWFWNGSGWYTQRPVYCSPLNEEDFHNLEICQYIQTYLAQDGMTVKMVRCTDKNYGTCSYSGKPWWQMAACYWLQHVGYPCSVYGSYSGCSLGDGATEINDDIRSRPLASDYDGTDIYISIHTNGYQGDCYGTSCPTGTITYYDCSTEH from the coding sequence ATGAAAGCCTCAACACTTTTTCTCCTCGTCACAGTGGCGTGCATTTGCACAGCAGTAAGCGCCCTGGCAGGACCAGTTGCCTACGTAGACGGCTTCGGCGAAATATACGTCGTGAATTGTCCGAAAGCCGTAGATGTCTACTCGGCATTGTCCCAGCTAGCCGCGCCACCCCCAGGAACTCCATTTGCGGCAGGCCTCACCTCCGCCATTCCAAAGGGCACGAAGTTGCTTGATTTAAGAATTGAGGGAGATCAAGCAACGGTGAATTTCTCCAAACGCCTTGTCGCCAATGGCGTTTCGGAAGCAGCCCTTATGGCGATTCACGACCAGGTGAAATGGACTTTGTATAACTGGGGAATCGATGCAAATGTCAATGTGCTTGCGGACGGGATTCCAATCGCCGAGTGGGTAGCACCAACTCCCGTTATCGAACCCCGAAGCAGCATTAGTATCAACAGCTTATCTGGCCACAGCATCACCCTATCGCCTGGTCACGGTTGGTTCTGGAACGGCAGTGGCTGGTACACTCAGCGACCTGTATACTGCTCGCCGCTGAACGAAGAAGATTTCCACAACCTTGAAATCTGCCAGTACATCCAGACCTATTTGGCACAGGATGGCATGACCGTAAAGATGGTGCGTTGTACAGACAAGAACTATGGTACTTGCTCGTATAGTGGCAAGCCTTGGTGGCAGATGGCAGCTTGTTACTGGCTTCAGCACGTTGGCTATCCATGTAGCGTATACGGAAGCTATAGTGGGTGCTCACTTGGAGACGGCGCTACCGAGATTAACGATGACATCCGCTCCAGGCCGCTTGCTTCGGACTACGACGGCACGGATATTTATATTTCAATACATACGAATGGATACCAAGGCGACTGCTATGGTACTTCTTGTCCTACAGGTACAATCACTTATTACGACTGCAGCACGGAGCAT
- a CDS encoding NTP transferase domain-containing protein, translated as MMEFQAIVLAAGRGRRMGSKEPKVLVSLLSRPLVCHVLDRLAEVGIEHPIIVVGVGAEKVRQTLGDNYLYAFQQEQLGSGHAVLCAAELARGKSRNLLVMCGDSPLFKTQTIRSLMEAHLFEKPTITLVSAVLDDPRGYGRIIRDSNGEIMAIVEEVDATDEEKAVKEINGGCYAFNAEWLWDNLNLMTENEAGEKCLTQMVDIAIKQHRRVISVSAEPEEVLGVNTYDDLATAERILASRS; from the coding sequence ATGATGGAATTTCAGGCGATAGTATTAGCGGCAGGTAGGGGCCGCAGAATGGGGTCGAAGGAGCCAAAAGTACTTGTATCTCTCCTTAGTCGGCCTCTAGTGTGTCACGTGCTCGATAGACTGGCAGAAGTTGGGATAGAGCATCCAATAATTGTTGTCGGCGTGGGAGCCGAGAAGGTTCGGCAAACTTTGGGCGATAATTACTTATATGCTTTTCAACAAGAGCAGCTTGGCTCGGGCCATGCCGTTCTCTGTGCTGCGGAGCTTGCGCGCGGCAAATCTCGCAATCTCCTGGTTATGTGTGGTGACAGCCCCTTGTTCAAAACCCAAACCATTCGTTCTCTTATGGAAGCCCACTTATTTGAGAAGCCAACTATTACATTGGTTTCTGCTGTACTGGATGATCCCAGAGGCTATGGGCGCATTATTAGGGATTCGAACGGCGAGATTATGGCAATAGTGGAAGAAGTAGACGCTACCGACGAAGAGAAGGCTGTCAAAGAAATCAATGGTGGGTGCTATGCCTTTAATGCAGAGTGGCTGTGGGATAATCTTAACCTAATGACGGAGAATGAAGCTGGTGAGAAATGCCTTACTCAAATGGTTGATATTGCGATAAAGCAACACAGGCGGGTGATTTCCGTGTCCGCAGAACCCGAGGAAGTATTAGGCGTTAATACATATGATGATTTGGCTACTGCTGAGCGCATACTGGCTAGCCGAAGCTAA
- a CDS encoding glycosyltransferase family 2 protein — protein MRVAAIVPAYNEEHRIGAVLDALRQCSKLDDIVVVSDGSTDRTYEVAASYPGVTAIRLPRNLGKGAALVAGVKCASADVVAFFDADLIGLTPNLAEALLQPVLEGRADMSIGIFKGGRWRTDWAQSLAPFISGQRAIYSKHVLSVPGLEQARFGAEIALGRYASQKGLVTVFVPLPGMTHPMKEEKLGRIHGTWARLKMYGEIIKFIISTSRSAVRIRQALGRVDDGL, from the coding sequence TTGAGAGTCGCCGCTATTGTCCCAGCGTACAATGAAGAGCACCGGATAGGAGCCGTACTCGACGCACTCCGGCAATGTAGCAAATTAGATGACATAGTAGTAGTAAGTGATGGCTCCACGGACAGAACCTATGAGGTAGCAGCTAGCTATCCTGGAGTTACTGCCATTCGCTTGCCTCGCAATCTTGGCAAAGGCGCTGCCTTGGTCGCCGGCGTTAAGTGCGCTAGCGCAGATGTCGTCGCATTTTTCGATGCCGATTTAATTGGCCTAACTCCTAACCTTGCGGAGGCACTTTTGCAACCAGTATTAGAAGGCAGGGCAGATATGAGCATTGGCATCTTCAAAGGCGGCAGGTGGCGTACTGACTGGGCTCAGAGCCTAGCGCCCTTTATCTCAGGCCAGCGAGCGATTTACAGCAAGCACGTTCTCTCCGTTCCTGGTTTAGAACAAGCACGCTTTGGCGCTGAGATTGCGTTGGGGAGATATGCTTCGCAAAAGGGCCTCGTAACAGTATTCGTTCCACTCCCAGGAATGACGCATCCGATGAAAGAAGAAAAGCTGGGGAGAATTCACGGCACTTGGGCAAGGCTGAAGATGTATGGCGAAATTATAAAGTTTATAATCTCAACCTCACGAAGTGCAGTTCGTATTAGACAAGCTCTCGGCAGAGTAGATGATGGACTGTAA
- a CDS encoding M48 family metallopeptidase — protein sequence MTNLKRMLFVLFIIAIVSLFVCGCKPESLVSKSQEIEIGQEASQQIESRYPVDKDPALNALINQIGQDLAQRCSDRPDLTYTFKILDIKDVNAISLPGGWVYIYKGLIDETQGKPDQLAGVIAHEIGHIAARHHAQMLGREIQAQLLIGTLTKGQTKEIATLFANLQFLRWSRKQEFEADKLGIKYMYRCQKYDPQGLINFFNSLLQKQKDQPSRFEQIFRTHPVTSERIKRAQEYYDALRAGGAE from the coding sequence GTGACAAACCTCAAACGCATGCTTTTCGTGCTTTTTATTATAGCGATCGTTAGCCTGTTTGTTTGCGGGTGTAAACCTGAGTCGCTAGTCAGCAAAAGTCAAGAGATAGAAATTGGCCAAGAAGCATCCCAACAAATAGAGAGCAGATATCCAGTGGACAAAGACCCTGCCCTAAATGCATTGATAAACCAAATTGGCCAAGATCTAGCACAGCGTTGTTCAGACAGGCCCGACCTTACTTACACGTTCAAAATCCTTGACATAAAGGACGTGAATGCTATTTCGCTCCCTGGAGGATGGGTCTATATATACAAGGGCCTAATAGATGAGACCCAAGGAAAACCCGACCAACTTGCCGGCGTTATCGCACACGAAATCGGGCATATAGCTGCAAGACACCATGCTCAAATGTTGGGCAGGGAAATACAAGCGCAACTATTAATCGGCACACTAACAAAGGGTCAAACAAAAGAAATAGCAACTCTTTTCGCAAATCTTCAATTTCTCCGATGGAGCAGGAAGCAAGAATTTGAGGCAGATAAGCTTGGTATTAAGTATATGTACCGCTGCCAAAAGTATGACCCACAAGGGCTAATCAATTTCTTTAATTCCCTTCTCCAGAAACAGAAGGACCAACCCTCGCGGTTCGAACAAATATTTAGGACGCACCCAGTAACCTCAGAGCGCATCAAGCGGGCTCAAGAATATTACGATGCTTTGCGCGCCGGTGGGGCTGAGTAG
- a CDS encoding pitrilysin family protein, whose amino-acid sequence MKARAARIIPILILATLLTCIPAFATQVRETILPNGLKVITKEVHAAPVVSFMVWYKVGSRNEQLGKTGLSHLLEHMQFKGTKTFKKGEIDALIRKNGGISNAATWRDFTFYWETLSSEKLELAMRIEADRMVNSLIDPKELEAERIVVRSELEGDENDPESLVYNELYSLAFRSHPYLWPVIGRRHDIESITRADLYKYYRTYYQPNNATIVIVGDFETNKAIEMVRKYFGKIPAGPKPPEVTAKEEQQIGERRAVVRKAGAVPRIVIGFHTPAIGNPDIYPLDVIEIILGSGTSSRLYKALVDRQLATSAWASASISKDPNLFILGATAKDGVKISDVEASLIAEIERLKTEPISDEELQKALNQLEASFVYTNDSVTNQARQLGYFETIFSWRFVERYLENVRRVTKDDIQRVAKKYFTEKNRTVVTFIPEGKHPAAVGGQPLPLKFKYAAYRPAENKATSYDGTDSVFIHPILKSNKWQANFVQPSFKKKTIPNASFIKLSSPNQPPSKAKIAKVKPTLPSIKPTRVVLDNGIVIIVHENRSNPTVGIQGSLNAGSAFDPPGKHGLAEMTAEMLMKGTTRRSADQIAKEKDFVGMSLDANASTESANFTGYALSKYFDKLLDLLSDVLRNPTFPTNEFEKVKARRLSSIKQEEDSPEALAFRTFKGTIFPADHPYHALTIEEELANTSAIEREDIVSFYKSRYGPKGMILVVVGDVDAKQAIEKIKAYFSDWNTDASGERPVIPDVPLQTKIEKKIIPMPDKSQVDVILGYAGGLKRTDPDFYAAMVMNFVLGGGGALGSRLGDEIRDKMGLVYDVYSTFEANLGAGPWYAKLGTNPKNVEKAIKVLIEQMTLMRSNGAKKEEVQTAIDYITGVFPVRLEKNSSIANILWAAEFFGLGMDYIQNYQKLYRSVTLEQVNAMAKKYLHPDRYTLVIAGPYSEATGSRNSR is encoded by the coding sequence TTGAAAGCAAGAGCCGCTAGAATTATCCCAATCCTGATACTTGCAACTTTGCTTACATGTATACCTGCGTTTGCAACACAGGTTCGCGAGACTATCCTCCCAAACGGCTTGAAAGTCATCACAAAAGAGGTCCACGCCGCGCCCGTCGTAAGCTTCATGGTGTGGTACAAGGTTGGATCGCGAAACGAACAGCTCGGCAAGACAGGGCTATCACACCTTCTTGAACACATGCAGTTCAAAGGCACAAAAACCTTTAAGAAGGGTGAGATTGACGCCCTGATTCGCAAAAACGGTGGAATAAGCAACGCAGCTACCTGGCGAGATTTCACCTTCTACTGGGAGACTCTCTCCAGCGAAAAACTAGAGCTAGCCATGCGAATAGAAGCCGACCGCATGGTAAATAGTCTAATTGACCCCAAAGAACTTGAAGCAGAGCGGATTGTCGTTCGTTCTGAGCTCGAAGGAGATGAAAACGATCCAGAGAGTCTGGTCTACAACGAACTTTATTCGCTAGCTTTCCGTTCGCATCCTTATCTATGGCCAGTAATAGGTCGCAGACATGATATTGAGAGCATTACTCGCGCTGACCTTTACAAATACTATAGAACCTACTATCAGCCAAATAACGCAACTATCGTAATAGTTGGAGATTTTGAGACTAATAAAGCGATTGAAATGGTTAGGAAGTACTTCGGCAAGATTCCCGCAGGCCCAAAACCGCCGGAGGTTACAGCAAAAGAAGAACAACAAATCGGCGAAAGGCGTGCGGTCGTCCGAAAGGCCGGTGCTGTTCCACGCATAGTAATCGGATTCCATACCCCTGCAATTGGCAACCCGGATATCTATCCACTTGACGTAATAGAGATTATTCTAGGCAGTGGGACGAGCAGCCGATTGTACAAAGCCCTCGTTGACAGGCAACTTGCAACATCAGCATGGGCGAGCGCATCAATTAGCAAAGACCCAAATCTTTTCATCCTAGGCGCAACCGCAAAAGATGGAGTAAAGATATCGGATGTTGAGGCGTCCCTCATAGCAGAAATAGAACGGCTTAAGACAGAACCCATAAGCGATGAAGAACTTCAGAAAGCACTCAACCAGCTTGAGGCTAGCTTTGTCTATACCAATGACAGCGTCACAAATCAGGCACGCCAGCTTGGGTATTTCGAAACCATATTTTCTTGGCGCTTTGTGGAACGGTATCTTGAAAATGTGCGAAGGGTAACCAAAGACGACATCCAGCGGGTCGCCAAGAAATACTTCACCGAGAAAAACAGAACGGTTGTCACTTTTATACCCGAAGGAAAACACCCTGCAGCAGTCGGAGGCCAACCTCTGCCGCTCAAGTTCAAATATGCGGCATACCGACCTGCAGAAAATAAGGCAACATCTTATGATGGCACTGATTCTGTCTTCATCCATCCCATTTTGAAATCAAATAAATGGCAAGCCAATTTCGTTCAACCTTCTTTCAAAAAGAAAACTATCCCCAATGCTAGCTTTATCAAATTGTCATCGCCGAATCAACCACCAAGTAAGGCTAAAATTGCGAAAGTTAAGCCGACACTGCCCTCCATCAAGCCTACAAGAGTCGTTTTGGATAATGGCATAGTAATTATTGTCCATGAGAACCGAAGCAATCCAACAGTCGGCATACAGGGCAGTCTTAACGCAGGAAGTGCTTTTGATCCACCAGGCAAGCATGGATTGGCTGAAATGACAGCAGAAATGCTGATGAAAGGCACAACTCGACGAAGTGCAGACCAAATTGCGAAAGAGAAAGATTTTGTGGGTATGAGCCTGGATGCCAATGCATCTACCGAATCGGCAAACTTCACAGGTTATGCACTCTCAAAATACTTCGACAAACTTCTTGACCTACTTTCCGATGTGCTGAGAAACCCAACGTTTCCAACAAACGAATTCGAGAAAGTAAAGGCGCGTCGGCTTTCATCAATTAAGCAAGAGGAAGATAGTCCAGAAGCCCTTGCCTTTCGCACGTTCAAAGGCACAATCTTCCCTGCCGACCACCCATATCATGCACTAACAATCGAGGAAGAACTAGCAAATACATCTGCAATTGAGCGCGAAGACATTGTAAGTTTCTACAAGTCTCGCTATGGCCCAAAAGGGATGATTTTGGTTGTAGTCGGCGACGTTGACGCGAAGCAAGCCATTGAAAAAATCAAGGCCTATTTCAGCGATTGGAATACCGACGCCTCTGGAGAGCGGCCAGTGATTCCGGACGTGCCCTTACAGACAAAGATAGAAAAGAAAATAATTCCTATGCCAGACAAATCACAAGTAGATGTGATACTTGGCTATGCAGGGGGGCTAAAACGTACCGACCCAGATTTTTATGCCGCAATGGTAATGAACTTTGTGCTAGGAGGCGGCGGTGCTCTTGGCAGCAGACTTGGTGATGAGATTCGTGACAAAATGGGACTCGTGTACGACGTCTACAGCACCTTCGAAGCAAACCTTGGAGCAGGGCCATGGTATGCCAAACTGGGAACAAATCCCAAGAATGTCGAAAAAGCAATCAAGGTCCTTATTGAGCAAATGACCCTCATGCGGAGTAACGGCGCAAAAAAAGAAGAAGTTCAAACAGCAATTGACTATATCACCGGCGTTTTTCCTGTACGACTAGAAAAGAACTCCTCAATTGCGAATATCCTATGGGCAGCAGAGTTCTTTGGTCTGGGAATGGATTATATCCAAAACTACCAGAAACTATACAGGTCGGTCACTCTCGAACAAGTTAACGCAATGGCAAAGAAATATCTCCATCCTGACAGATACACTCTGGTAATAGCTGGGCCTTACTCAGAAGCTACAGGAAGTAGGAATTCAAGGTAG
- a CDS encoding 3D domain-containing protein, producing MQFLGLRGSSLYFLSESKFARKVFPCIAAVALIFAMGVTASTQSARQSVLVSITCDGQTWEYVSCQGTVGGILREAGVGLGKKDLVIPSLSTPAKHRMAIRVIRVEEKIVVQREPIPYKTVTKFNPHSRLDRVVLQKGVAGVKEVTYKVTYKNGKKVSSEVIGAKVLQKPRSEVVSISRGTLLASRGGFVRCLRMRATAYAPYVCGGSKSGRTACGMKAGKGIVAVDPRVIRLGTKLYVEGYGYCVAGDVGGAIKGNRIDLGFNTYREAIRFGSRWVTVYVLE from the coding sequence ATGCAATTTCTTGGCCTAAGAGGTTCAAGCTTGTATTTCCTTAGCGAATCAAAATTCGCGCGAAAGGTTTTTCCGTGCATTGCCGCTGTCGCATTAATCTTTGCGATGGGCGTAACTGCGTCTACTCAAAGTGCAAGGCAATCTGTTTTGGTTTCGATTACATGCGATGGCCAGACTTGGGAATATGTCTCCTGCCAGGGAACGGTAGGAGGGATTCTCAGGGAAGCTGGCGTTGGGCTTGGCAAAAAGGACCTTGTCATACCTAGCCTTAGTACGCCGGCAAAACATAGAATGGCAATCCGGGTCATTCGAGTCGAGGAAAAAATTGTTGTTCAGCGTGAGCCTATTCCTTATAAGACTGTAACGAAATTCAATCCTCACTCGCGCCTTGACCGCGTCGTACTTCAGAAGGGCGTCGCCGGAGTGAAAGAGGTAACCTACAAGGTTACTTACAAGAACGGAAAAAAAGTTTCAAGCGAAGTTATTGGTGCGAAGGTTCTTCAAAAGCCACGTAGCGAAGTTGTTTCCATATCAAGGGGCACTTTGCTTGCATCACGTGGCGGGTTCGTCAGATGCCTTCGCATGCGCGCTACTGCCTATGCACCATACGTATGCGGTGGCAGCAAAAGCGGGCGTACAGCATGTGGTATGAAAGCCGGAAAAGGTATTGTTGCGGTTGACCCGCGTGTGATTCGGTTGGGCACCAAGCTGTATGTCGAAGGGTATGGATATTGTGTAGCTGGGGATGTCGGCGGCGCGATAAAAGGCAATCGCATTGATCTTGGCTTCAATACGTATCGAGAAGCTATTAGATTTGGTAGTCGGTGGGTTACCGTTTACGTTCTAGAATAG
- the rsmA gene encoding 16S rRNA (adenine(1518)-N(6)/adenine(1519)-N(6))-dimethyltransferase RsmA has product MRSIELTSPTKLNELFRQHGFSPKKRFGQNFLVDWNILNKILDAADVREGDHVLEIGAGAGTVTLAMAERGARVVAVEIDGTLLDILSELFADHSNVRIIHADILSLSLPQFLSSQFGSAKVKVIGNLPYYITSPIITELLLARSQIELIVLMIQKEVADRLKASPGTKDYGSMSVFVQYYSEIEVIAYASKTVFFPRPDVSSAIVRLTPRSVPPVKVPSDESFFAVVHCAFGQRRKTLLNSLSDCQALGLSKDQVLQVLQKAGIDFSRRPETLSLEEFAQIASAYSSLE; this is encoded by the coding sequence ATGCGCTCAATTGAATTGACGTCCCCAACCAAACTAAATGAGCTTTTTCGCCAACATGGCTTCTCCCCCAAGAAGCGATTTGGTCAGAATTTCCTCGTTGACTGGAATATCCTAAATAAGATTTTGGATGCCGCCGACGTTCGAGAGGGCGACCACGTTCTCGAGATTGGCGCAGGTGCCGGCACGGTTACGCTTGCCATGGCGGAGCGAGGCGCGAGAGTAGTGGCCGTGGAAATCGACGGCACTCTGCTTGACATTCTTTCAGAATTATTTGCTGACCACTCAAACGTTAGAATCATTCATGCTGACATTCTCAGCCTCAGCCTGCCTCAATTTCTTTCCAGCCAATTTGGGTCGGCAAAAGTGAAGGTCATTGGCAATTTGCCCTACTATATCACGAGCCCAATTATAACCGAGCTCCTCCTGGCGCGTTCACAGATCGAACTAATCGTGCTTATGATCCAAAAAGAAGTTGCCGACCGCCTGAAAGCCTCTCCAGGTACAAAAGATTACGGTTCGATGAGTGTTTTTGTGCAGTATTATTCGGAAATTGAGGTCATTGCTTATGCATCGAAGACCGTTTTCTTTCCTCGACCGGATGTATCGAGCGCGATAGTCCGACTGACGCCTCGCAGTGTCCCGCCAGTCAAGGTTCCAAGCGATGAGTCTTTTTTCGCGGTTGTGCACTGTGCATTTGGACAGCGGCGAAAAACATTGCTCAACAGCTTGTCCGACTGCCAGGCTCTCGGGCTCTCAAAAGACCAAGTCTTGCAAGTGCTTCAAAAGGCGGGTATTGATTTTTCCCGCCGCCCTGAAACCCTTTCCCTTGAAGAGTTTGCCCAAATAGCCTCAGCCTATTCTAGCTTGGAATAA
- the ispE gene encoding 4-(cytidine 5'-diphospho)-2-C-methyl-D-erythritol kinase translates to MHTYTERVNSNSYTAIIHSYAKVNLTLDVLDLMPNGFHAIESIMQTIALHDTIRLSLVEPPGVRVVCDLPDIPTNERNLAYRAAVLFLENVGLKLGIEIQLKKRIPPEAGLGGGSSNAASVLRGLNHLVASSELKVSKDGVLSLEAMIDLAARIGSDVPFFLVGGTAFVRGRGEDVEPLPDIRRWWMVIVKPPFGISTAWAYKRLDEMREECGWRVHKEQGTASARMLDCIRKNCDELPSLLSNDLEAPAQERHQEIATIKSALIKEGAKGALMCGSGSAVFGLFEDEDSAQQAVKNLNFGFGRVFKTHTISRKEAQV, encoded by the coding sequence ATGCATACGTATACTGAACGAGTGAATTCTAATAGCTATACAGCCATCATTCATTCGTATGCTAAGGTAAACTTGACGCTCGATGTGCTTGACTTGATGCCCAATGGCTTCCACGCAATTGAAAGCATAATGCAGACTATCGCCCTGCACGACACGATTCGGCTTTCGCTGGTTGAGCCTCCTGGGGTCCGTGTGGTTTGTGATTTGCCAGATATCCCGACCAACGAGCGGAATTTAGCATACCGGGCAGCCGTGCTTTTTCTAGAAAACGTGGGCTTAAAGCTGGGAATCGAAATTCAACTTAAGAAGCGGATTCCGCCTGAGGCAGGTCTTGGAGGAGGGAGCAGCAATGCCGCCTCCGTACTTAGAGGTTTGAATCACCTTGTTGCAAGCTCAGAGCTAAAGGTTAGCAAGGATGGAGTCCTAAGTCTTGAAGCTATGATTGACCTTGCGGCAAGAATTGGCTCAGACGTGCCTTTTTTCTTAGTTGGCGGAACAGCGTTTGTTCGCGGCAGAGGTGAGGATGTCGAGCCACTGCCGGACATCCGGCGCTGGTGGATGGTCATTGTGAAGCCGCCATTTGGAATTTCTACTGCCTGGGCGTATAAGCGCTTGGATGAGATGCGTGAGGAATGTGGATGGCGGGTACATAAGGAACAAGGTACAGCTTCTGCACGTATGTTGGATTGTATTCGGAAAAATTGCGATGAGCTTCCCAGCCTGTTGAGCAATGATCTTGAGGCCCCTGCTCAAGAACGTCATCAGGAGATAGCCACCATCAAAAGTGCTTTAATAAAAGAAGGCGCAAAAGGGGCGCTTATGTGCGGAAGTGGTTCGGCTGTGTTTGGCCTTTTTGAAGATGAAGACTCAGCTCAGCAAGCCGTAAAAAATCTTAATTTTGGCTTTGGGAGAGTATTCAAAACGCATACGATTAGTAGAAAAGAAGCGCAGGTTTAA
- a CDS encoding NTP transferase domain-containing protein has translation MASKNESCSLPAFIIAGAPAEPEFERRYGVKYRCEVPIAGRAMLLRVLDALSASPRVKGIYIIGHAESIEGACILKPRGSFIDNLLVAVEAEPEAKRLLIVTSDIPMLTSAAVTNFIELCGDMSADFYYPIISKEVNEHRLPGIHRTYARLAEGMFTGGNMVIINPQMVLQNAGIIGEILLARKHPMKIARLIGLGTLFRAALAQKVWPGALSIARLEHVAGRILKGKVKAVPVEFPEIGADVDSPEQAETIERLIKQKQEGERR, from the coding sequence ATGGCTAGCAAGAATGAAAGCTGTTCATTACCCGCATTTATAATAGCAGGTGCGCCTGCCGAGCCGGAATTCGAGCGGAGGTATGGAGTGAAGTACCGATGCGAAGTACCAATCGCCGGCAGGGCAATGCTTCTCCGTGTATTGGATGCGTTATCAGCATCGCCTAGGGTCAAGGGTATATACATAATTGGACATGCCGAGTCAATCGAAGGAGCTTGCATCCTAAAGCCTCGCGGCAGTTTCATAGATAACTTGCTAGTTGCAGTGGAAGCAGAGCCCGAAGCTAAGCGCCTTTTAATTGTCACGTCGGACATTCCGATGCTAACGTCGGCTGCGGTTACTAATTTCATCGAACTTTGTGGCGACATGAGCGCAGATTTCTACTACCCTATAATCTCCAAAGAAGTGAATGAACATCGCCTGCCAGGCATTCATAGGACTTATGCCAGGCTTGCCGAGGGTATGTTTACTGGCGGAAATATGGTAATCATTAATCCTCAAATGGTGCTACAAAATGCAGGAATCATCGGGGAGATACTTTTGGCTCGAAAGCATCCCATGAAAATTGCACGGCTTATTGGACTTGGGACTCTCTTCCGCGCTGCATTGGCACAAAAGGTTTGGCCTGGAGCTTTAAGCATTGCGCGGCTGGAGCATGTAGCCGGTCGCATTCTTAAGGGCAAAGTAAAAGCTGTGCCCGTCGAATTCCCTGAGATTGGCGCCGACGTAGATTCGCCAGAGCAGGCGGAAACAATCGAAAGGTTGATTAAGCAGAAGCAGGAAGGTGAACGCAGATAG